In one window of Halomarina pelagica DNA:
- a CDS encoding phosphotransferase family protein, producing MSEGSEGSEDYFERIVDPDRLADYLEAELGPAAEFHVEHHKEGHSNETLFVTWGDRDLVIRRPPPGEIAENAHDVLREHRVVDALQGTDVPLPRTVLACDDHAIVGSDFYVMERVEGDVFRGSEPDRFATPDARRRVGEELVDTLAIVHEVDYEAVGLDDLGYPPGFTERQVRRWSEQLMWAFDVTAEEREVPELYGVMEWLSDNVPDDPPATLVHGDYKLDNVMYGPGSDPEIVAVFDWEMSTLGDPLTDLGWMLSYWWDEGDPAPPAATDTLTSTFMTREGYPTRRDLVERYEARTGIAYGEEEDRFYRTLAVYKLAGLGEMFFRRYLEGNSDDPMYPKMREGVPQLAARARRIIDGEEPL from the coding sequence GTGAGCGAGGGTAGCGAGGGTAGCGAGGACTACTTCGAGCGCATCGTCGACCCCGACCGGCTGGCCGACTACCTCGAGGCGGAACTCGGCCCTGCAGCGGAGTTCCACGTCGAGCACCACAAGGAGGGCCACTCGAACGAGACGCTGTTCGTCACGTGGGGCGACCGCGACCTCGTCATCAGGCGGCCGCCGCCGGGGGAGATCGCGGAGAACGCCCACGACGTGCTCCGCGAGCACCGCGTCGTCGACGCGCTCCAGGGGACCGACGTACCGCTCCCGCGGACGGTCCTCGCGTGCGACGACCACGCGATCGTGGGGAGCGACTTCTACGTCATGGAGCGCGTCGAGGGCGACGTCTTCCGGGGGAGCGAACCCGACCGGTTCGCGACGCCCGACGCTCGGCGGCGGGTGGGCGAGGAACTCGTCGACACGCTCGCGATCGTCCACGAGGTGGACTACGAGGCGGTCGGCCTCGACGACCTCGGCTACCCGCCGGGGTTCACCGAGCGACAGGTCAGGCGCTGGTCGGAACAGCTCATGTGGGCGTTCGACGTCACCGCCGAGGAGCGCGAGGTCCCCGAACTCTACGGCGTGATGGAGTGGCTCTCCGACAACGTCCCCGACGACCCGCCCGCCACGCTCGTCCACGGCGACTACAAGCTCGACAACGTCATGTACGGTCCCGGTTCCGACCCGGAGATCGTCGCCGTCTTCGACTGGGAGATGAGCACGCTGGGCGACCCCCTCACCGACCTGGGCTGGATGCTCTCCTACTGGTGGGACGAGGGCGACCCCGCCCCGCCCGCGGCCACCGACACGCTCACCTCGACGTTCATGACCCGCGAGGGCTACCCGACCCGCCGCGACCTCGTCGAGCGCTACGAGGCGCGGACCGGGATCGCCTACGGCGAGGAGGAGGACCGATTCTACCGCACGCTCGCGGTCTACAAGCTCGCCGGGCTCGGCGAGATGTTCTTCCGGCGCTACCTGGAGGGTAACTCCGACGACCCGATGTACCCGAAGATGCGCGAGGGCGTCCCGCAACTGGCCGCGCGCGCCCGGCGCATCATCGACGGCGAGGAACCGCTCTGA